Part of the Schaalia odontolytica genome is shown below.
TTCGAGGGCGGTAAACACCGCCGGATCGAGGAGGTAGCGGCCCACGACCGCGTACTCGGACTTGACCTCGTTGAGCGGGGGCTTCTCGGTGACGTCCGTGATGCGCATGAGCTGCCCCTCCTCGAGGTCGACTCCCTCGGGGACGGGCAGCGGCTCGACCGCGGTGGAGGCATAGGCCGTCGCCTGCTCGGGGGTAACCTTGAGGAGGGCCACCACGGTTCCGCCCAGCGCGCCGCGCACCTGGATCATCTTGCGCAGCAGCTGCGACCCCGGCTCCATGAGGTCGTCGGGAAGCAGGACGGCGCACGGGGCGTCACCGACGTGGGACTTAGCCTGCAGGATTGCGTGCCCCAGGCCCAGGGGATGGCCCTGGCGGACGGAGTGGACACGGGCGTACTTCTTGTACTCGTTGACGTACTCGAGAGCCTTCTCTTTGCCCGCCTTCTCGAGGTCCGCCTCGAGGCCCGGTTCGGCATCGAAGTAGTCCTCGATGGACTGCTTGCCCGCGCGGGTGACGAAGAGGATGTCCTCGATTCCGGCGTCCGTTGCTTCGCGCACGATGTACTCGATCGAGGGACGATCAACGACGGGTAGCATTTCCTTGGGCACCGACTTGGTGATCGGCAGGAAGCGGGTTCCGCGACCGGCAGAGGGAACAACGGCGTGCACTACTGGCTGCTTTTTCTTTGACATACTGCACAGCGTAGCGAATAAACGACCCGAAAGGGAGACGATGACCACAAAAACAGCCCTTCGGGCCGAGGCTCGACGCAGGCGGCGAGGAAGGCGCCGCGACGCCGATTCACGCCCTTTTGAGGCCTCTGGCTCCGCGCCGATTCCGGTTCGAGACCTCGCCGAGGCTCGGGGAATCGCGGGCCGGGTGCTCGCCTTCGCCTCATCGCTGGGCGGGACCACCCTACCGGCCCTGTTCGTCTCCACCCCGTTGGAGCCAGACCTGTCGCTCACGCTCCCCCTTTTTCCACGGGCGCTCCTGCCCGTTCTCGTCAGCGAGGCCGGAGGCGAGCTTGCCGAACCCAGCTGGGGCATCTGGGAGGGCGGCCCGCTCGCGCACCCACCGGGCAAGCCCGCCCAACCCACCACGACGCCCCTGCCCGTTCGGGCCATCGGGGAGGCGGATCTCATCGTCGTTCCCGCACTCGCGGTGTCCCTCGACGGGACGCGGCTGGGCCAGGGCGGGGGCTGGTATGACCGCACGCTCCCCCACCGGGCGCCGTTAGCCCCGGTGGCCGCCGTGGTCTTCGACGAGGAGGTCCTCGCCCCCGGGTCGATTCCCCGGGAGGAACACGACGTGCGCGTCGACGCAATCATCACGCCGACACGCGTCATCGACATCACACGCTCGTAGGGGGCGAGAGAAGGGACGGCGCAAGCGGCGACGCGGCCGCCTAGCACGCCATGCCCACTTTTGTCGCCGACATCTCATCGTGAGGTTTTCCGCCCAACAGCGCGGATTTCTGACCACATTATAAGGAACTGCGACGAACATTACCCTCGTCCCTCTGTATTCGCGCCGCAAGTCCCCCTACTGTTTCTCACGGTACCCGAGCGCCCATCAGGCGCGCGTTCCTCGGCGGCTCCAGGCCGCCACGCCGAGTCCACTCGGCGCTCAGACTTGTCGGCTCGCGCCGACCACTCACACAGGAGAACCCATGATCCAGGGATTCAAGGACTTCATCTCTCGCGGTAACGTCGTCGAGCTGGCCGTCGGTGTCATCATCGGTGCCGCCTTCAAGAACATCGTCGACGCCCTCGTTGACGGCATCATCAACCCCTCATCGCGGCCGTCATCGGCAAGCCCGACTTCTCGGACGCCTTCATCCTCACGCTCAACGGCACCGACGTGAAGTTCGGCGTCCTGATCACCGCGGTCATCAACTTCCTCCTCATGGCCCTGGCGCTCTACCTGTGCATCATCGTCCCGATGAACGCCCTTAACGAGCGCATGAAGAAGCAGGCCGCCGACGATGCAGCCGACGCCGCCAAGGAGGAGAGCGACGAGGTCAAGCTCCTGACCGAGATCCGCGACGCCCTGGCCCAGGGCGGCCCGCGCCACTGATACTTCTTTCCTCTCCTGCGGGAGGGCATGGGGGTGGGGCCGATGCGTTGCATCGGCCCCACCCCCATTTTCACCGGATGGAGGCTAGGTGCGCGCCTGACTGTGCGGCGGAACATTGTCCAGGAGCCGCGCGTCGTTGGCCCCGTCGCCGCGATCGGAGGAGTCCGCCATCGAGCCCGGGCGAATATCCTCGGGACGCACGCGATCCTCCCACGAGGGAGCGAGCCCCTCGTCCATCAGGCGTCGATCGACGTCGGAGACGAAACGCGCGACGCGGCGACGCCTGCGCGGCGAGGCCTCACTCATCGGAACCCTCCTCGGCGGGGGCGGCGTCGTGCGCTGCACCGGGCTTCGTGCGGCGCACGACATTTCCCAGGACAGCGTCGGACTGGAAGCCCCGGCGCGTGATGCCCAGGGCGTCACGAAGCTCCTCGGCGGTCTCCAGATCCGTGCGCTCAATGCCGTCTGAGCGCACCCATGCCGCCATCTCGTCCAGCTGATCATCCGAATACGCCGCCAACGGAAGCCCCTTGGCGATGGCCGGGCGCGGACCACGCTCCTGCTCACCGGCCCGCTCCCTGCGCCTGATGGCCAGGAGCATGCCGGTCGTATCCTCGTCCGCCTTGCGGCGGCGCTGAGACTCCTCGTCAAGCTCCTCGTCCAGCATGGGCAGGCGGGGGGCGCTCGCCTCCCCGGCGCCCGAGCCCCGCTCACCACCGGCGGTCGTGTCGGCGCCGTCGGATTCGGGTCTCTCGTCGGTGTCGTTGATCGCTTCCTCGGTCTCCTCGTCGTCGAGCACGCGCTCGGGAACGTCCACGACGGGCTCGTCCTCGCCGGAGCGCAGGGCGTCGAGCGCGTCGAGGACCCTATCGACAATCGCCGCGGATTCCCTGTCGGGGTCGATGAACAGGGCCATCGACAAAACCGTGTGCACCGTCCACCCCTGGGCTTCGAG
Proteins encoded:
- a CDS encoding UTP--glucose-1-phosphate uridylyltransferase: MSKKKQPVVHAVVPSAGRGTRFLPITKSVPKEMLPVVDRPSIEYIVREATDAGIEDILFVTRAGKQSIEDYFDAEPGLEADLEKAGKEKALEYVNEYKKYARVHSVRQGHPLGLGHAILQAKSHVGDAPCAVLLPDDLMEPGSQLLRKMIQVRGALGGTVVALLKVTPEQATAYASTAVEPLPVPEGVDLEEGQLMRITDVTEKPPLNEVKSEYAVVGRYLLDPAVFTALENIEPGAGGEYQLTDGYARMIDLPEEAGGGLYGVVIDERRFDTGDKLGYLEANVTLALEDPALGAELREFLRSKLED
- a CDS encoding toxin is translated as MSEASPRRRRRVARFVSDVDRRLMDEGLAPSWEDRVRPEDIRPGSMADSSDRGDGANDARLLDNVPPHSQART
- a CDS encoding 5-formyltetrahydrofolate cyclo-ligase, encoding MTTKTALRAEARRRRRGRRRDADSRPFEASGSAPIPVRDLAEARGIAGRVLAFASSLGGTTLPALFVSTPLEPDLSLTLPLFPRALLPVLVSEAGGELAEPSWGIWEGGPLAHPPGKPAQPTTTPLPVRAIGEADLIVVPALAVSLDGTRLGQGGGWYDRTLPHRAPLAPVAAVVFDEEVLAPGSIPREEHDVRVDAIITPTRVIDITRS